In the Vanacampus margaritifer isolate UIUO_Vmar chromosome 9, RoL_Vmar_1.0, whole genome shotgun sequence genome, TTTCAGCAACTCGCTAAGCTCCGCCTCCTTGCACTCGTCGCTCAGCAACCCCTCGTTGCAGTCGTCCCTGGGCTCCTCCCCCTCTTTGCCCTCCTCCCTCAGCAGCCAATCGCTGCACTCGTCCCTCAGCAGCTCCTCCCTCCAGTCGGCctccggcggcggcggcggcaaccACGCCTACAGCGGCGCCTCGGCTTCCTACGCCCCCTCCCTCAGCACGTCACCGCGGAGACGGGCGCAGCCCTCGCCGCTCGTCCTGCCCGTCATGGGCGGGGATGCCCGCCGTCACCACGCCAAGCAGTTCTCGCCCACCATCTCGCCCACACTGTCTTCCATCACGCAGGtaacgcgcacgcacacacgcacgcgtcTCCCTCATGACGTCCTCGGGCAAACACAGCCAAAATAAATCTATATTGTGTGTGTTCgcgcccctcccccccccctctgccAGGGCGTACCCCTGGACACGAGTAAGCTGCCTCTGGACCAACGCTTGCCGCCATACCAGCTGCTGCCGCTGGGCCAGCAGCTGAATCAGCATCCAGCGCAGATGGTCCGCCCCCAGCAAACGGCGCTCAACGCTCAGCACTTTGCAACGGTAGCGAACAAAAAGCAATTTGTTGACGTGCAGCTTCGCGGCTGCTTCTTCTAACTTtgacgcgtgcgtgcgtgcgtgcgtgcgtgcgtgcgtgcgtgcagcagcagcagcagcagcgggcGGGCAGCTCGCCACTGGTGAAGAACAACAGCGCCTTGGAGTCGTACCTGCACGGCACCTTGACCTCCCAGTGTCAGCTCAAGCAGGAGGCGGAGCAACAGAGGAGTGGGAACTTCCCCCAATTGCACTTGACCTCCGACCTGTACAACGTGAGCTCTCTACCGGCCCCTTTGTTGAGCGCTTGTGCCCGCGTTGCCTTGGTAACATGCTGTTTTCCCAGGATGCCTTGCTCAACTCCTTGCTGGACGACTCGTACGTAAACCTGCAGCTCAGCGGCAAAGGCGGCCAGCAGCAGGTACGGCCAACCAGCAGCCTACAGAGAGAGGTCACATGATCTGAGCTGCAACGTGTCACAGCGCATGGAACGCCGTGTCACGTGTCCATCGACGGGCTTTACATCAGTCTGCCCGTTTGCGCTTCAGCTGCCCGCCGAGAACCCGAGCGACGCCCTGGGCTGTAGCGTGCTGAGCGGCGGCCATGTTGACACGGCAATGCAGCGGTCCTTAGACCAAGCCCTGCTCAACCAGAACCACAACTACGCCGGCGACGCTCGCCAGAACGTCCCCAACATCATCCTGACGGGTGCGTTGATTGCTTTTTCATTTCCAACTTGAAGGGGGACTCGGGTCCAAAATGTTGTACGTCGCGTGTGCCGACACTCGTCCAAACTTGTGGCGAGCAcggtggaacctcggagttccAACGTCTCGAATGtcccgaacgtaccttgaacgAGTCAAGCCGAGCGCTGCCGAACGCACGAGACGAGGCGCTGCTCGTTTCCAGCCAGAGCGTCAACCGTCAGCCGTGACGTTCGgaagtgcattttgatttttcacaACAATTTTCTTGGCCATGGTCCAAAGAAAGACAAAGTGACGGCAAAGAACAACCCAAGGAACCACAGTGGGTTTAAGGGAGAAGATAATGGCGCCGTTGTGTCTTCCGTGAACTCTGATGCGAGGATTCCCCCTGCCCCCAGCAGGCAAGGACCCCTTGGTAGTTTTAACAATATGCCCGATGTAAAATAcacagcactgaactaaagcaagcgttaactttttattttctctttattcattttccattttattttctactttacataaatagaaatgacattaaaaggcaaatgttctgtttttggagcttgggaacggattaattgcgtTGACATTATttcttatgggaaaaaatgttttggaggttgaacaaatGGGACTTTGaccacttcgcaggaacgaaattctgttcaaactccgagggaCCACCGTATTGTGTGGGTGCCTTAAGAACCTCGCCCGATTTCAGCCATCTCAAGAGGCTGCGCCCCCTGCTGTCGACCGAATTTAATGTCAAAGTGCCCTCGGGCTCGCGTTGCGGTCGACCGAATTTAATGTCAAAGTGCCCTCGGGCTCGCGTTGCGCTTTGCCGATTTTCTGACACGTGTTGTGCAACAAAAGTGGAgcaaaatcatcatcatttaaCGGAACAAATAGTCTTCCGTTTAATCTACTTCAGTTGCCTAATGATGAAGGCAGACCGTAATTGCTTAATAAAGTCATCGTCATCAATTGACATGTAATCGCAACACTTGATTGATTCATCAGCGATGATCAACAACTGTAAAGGTTCTCCGATTTCTGCCTGAAAGCAGACCGGTTAGCTTTTgtgtcttgttttctttttgcaaaCATCCGCTCGCATTTACTTGGGAAAACAACGAGAAACTTTTTGTTGCGGATTTTCCGACAGatgtcgtcatcgtcatcgtcatcgtcatcgtcatcgtcatcgtcaatTTAGGCATTTTCAGTACTGCCACCTGAAATCATTTGTGGTTTTCCAATCGGGAgatggagattttttttgtgttcacatTCTTTGATTCTAAATCGTTCATGGTCTCCCGAAGCGTCTTTCATTTTACTGATGAGTCCCCGCTTGGCAATTTCCGAGGTGGTGACGGATGAGGGTGTCGCCGGCTCATTTGAAGCTCTCGTACGGAACTCTGATGCTTGACAGACGCTGAGCTGCCTGTCTTGgacgtctccctcctccaacacagcccATTCAATTGACCAGTTCATCCGTAGAAGTCTGATAACGAttgtgaatcaggtgtgttggaggagggaaacatggaacaCCGGCAGGAACAGTGGTCCTCGAGAACCAGGGTTCCCTAACCCCGCCAGGTCcagtatctaaaaaaaaatcaaaataaaaaattcatatgGAGCTGGAGCAGCAGGACCGAGTtgcgtttgttttattttgccgCCTGCGTTTGTCCTCAGGCGACTCCCCGCCGGGTTTGTCCAAGGAGATCGCCAGCGCTCTGTCGCACGTGCCGGGTTTCGAGATGGACCCGTTCTCGCTGGACGACCCGCTGCGGATGGACGCGCTGGCCCTGGACATGCTGGACGGGGACCTGATGCTGGCCGACCCCGCCGTTGAGGACTCCTTCCGCTCGGACAGACTCAAGTGAGCTGGACCGGACGCGCGGCGGGAGCGGACCGGACGCGCGGCGGGAGCGGACCGGACGCGCGGCGGGAGCGGACGCGCCGCAGGCCGGCGCGCCGACAAGACTCGGCAGCTGCCGTTGCGCTTGCAAAGGGCTGGAACGTGGCCGGTAATGTTTTGCAATTCTGCCAAATTGGAAACTTTCCATTGGGACATTTTCAAAGGTCTAATTCTTTGCAGTCTTTTGGGACGGCTCACCCCAAACTCGGGCAGTCCTGCGTCTTTTCCACGTCTTCCTCCTCCAACGCAGGTGAGGATCGTCAGCCTGCTGACGAGCCGGTCATTTCAATCACCTGTGCTGGAGGATCGAGACATGGAAAAGACGCAGGACTGCCTCCAATGCATCGTTTCACGGGCAGACATCCATGCAAAGTCGatagctctccttgcccacatgcttGCGCACTCATCGACCGCCTGCCGTTTTACAGCCCGCCgcacaatattgagctctcgcAGTAAAGAAGCAGTCAACAtaccaaaaagacaaaaagaagaaaaagtatttgttttctGTTCTTCGAGTAATCAATCATCAGTAGAACACGGGTTGGTTTTCGGACCAAAAGATGGAGAACGCATGGACACAAATCAGGACTTTGCTTCATGTCCCGTCATTTATGTACGAATCCTTTGCGATTTGCCGCTTTACCCGGCGGAGTGCATCGTCCGCTCACAAAATTCATTTGCAAAACACAAAAGTGCCGCCGAATGTcgagtacaaaacaaaacaagtccaAAAATCAGTCGATAAACAATCACAGGGTAAACCAGACTGTTTACTCGTACGGTTGAAGTGCGAATTCCGAGTAAAACACGAGCGCCCTAAAAAGATGATGCGAGTCGTACATGGACTTGAAAGTCGGGAATCCGTCAAATCCCCAGCAATGTGATGGCCGGCGCCATCTACTGGCATGTGGGCCACATTTGAGGAGGAAGCCGTGGATGCAGATCGCGGCGCGCTGCAACATCGGGGGGACGGAAAtctttgactccgcccacatggATTTTCAAgcgcctttttctttttttctttctttcttgttgaCCCTCTCAAAAACCGAACGCGGACCACATCTCgattgcagtatttttttttatttacacacactTGATTGAACAACAACAATTCAAATCTGACTAAGCCAAATCCTAACCTGGACCGTGCGGGGACGCGGGGACGTGTAGTGTTGCTCTTCAGCCTTTTTCCTCAAAGCGCTTAGTTAGCTCCGCCCCCTCTGACGGAGGCGTGAGCGTTATgcataatgtgtttaaaaaaacaacaactttacgTCATAAGACGGCGCATCCACACATCTGTAAATGTTGCTGGGGGGGGAAATgggtgtgggcggagtcaaacgtcCAGCCGACGTGGAGACACGCCTCCCAACTGCACTGAATTTGACAGATGAGCCGGGCGCGAGTTGAAAAGCGCAAAAGGTTGGACAAGCCAAACCTTGGCGCTTTCAATTTAGCAAATTACGAGTAGCGTAATTCCCGTGGAAAGTTTCCAAATGGGACGCTTGGCGGAATGTGTGGAGGCGTGTGCGCGCGCCATAAACGTGGAAACGGGGGTCCGTGCACTTGGACCACTTTTGACCCCAAACGAGTCGTcgggttttttgttgttgttgttttttttaattccatatGGATTCAATATAAAGGTGTCCTCCTACTAGTGAAGACAAACTACTAGTAGATGGACCTCAATATTAAGCAGCTTTACTAGTACGGGGATCTAAAACTAGTTATCGATGTCCCTAATAAATCTACTTTCAGGTCCATGTACTCTTTGTAGCAACCAGTTGCATTCCTGTTTTGGCTCTACTAGTGGACAAAAATTGGTCATTGGTAAGACAGTCCTCCTACTAGTGTGACCTAGTAGTTCTACTAGTACAGCAGCTGGattgttttaattgtggcaAGGAAGAGCATACTAGTACATAGACCTGAAGCGAAGTCTTGTTTCAGGTCCTTGTACTAGTAGTTCGGTTGGTTGTTGGCCGGACGCACTATTTCGACCATTTAATGCACTAGTAGTACGACTCTGGCTCTAGTAGTTGGAAAAAGATGACTGGGAAGACAGCTGTTTATGctagtgcactgaattgtcttacaAGTGAGGACAACGAGTGTACTAGTAAAGGGACCGGAAGCTGAATGTAGTTTTGTGCCCACGTGCGCACTAGTAAGATGATTCAATGCACTAATTCAAACACTTGAGTGAGCGCACTAGTACATGGGCCTTAAGCGTCCGTGTACTAGTGGCACGGTTGCTGTCTTCACTATTGAGTGGACCAACTTTATTTTAGTGACACTAGTAGTTGAAAAGCATGAAGAAGTAAGAGcatttttgtcaccaaattgtcttTCAAGTTCAAACAAAGAGCATACTAGTGCATGGACCTTCAGATGAATCTAGTGTCAGCTCCATGAGCTAGTAGTACGACGGTCATTGTCCTCTCTTTTCAGGCAATTTGGTGCACTAGTAGGCAGACTATCTTTGTGTCCCTTTGACAAAGCTTGCTAGTTTTTCTTGCACTTACTGTTGAGTGCACTAGTAAATGGACCTGAAGCTGGACTTTGCACACTTGCTACTTTTTGCTACTTTGCTATGCAATAGAAGGCGTGAAGCCTGCTCACGTCATCAATGGGCCAAATTGGtcacatgaccccccccccccccgcccgtgCCCGCGCGCTGCTCGCCGAGGTTGTGGCGACAGGAAGCTCCAGGGGTGTACGCGCGCTGGCGTGCGCACACGCAGGAAGTCGAAGATGTCGAGTCACTTCCTGTCGTGAAGAAAACGAGAACAAACGTCAGTGAGACTTTAGCGCTCGGGTGGACGCACGCGTTGGACCAACCTTTTGCTTTGTTGGGGTTTCCGAGGTGAGGGTGAGGAAGCGCTCGCGGTTGTGGTCCCGTCCGTCGCTCGTCAGGCCTTCACTTCctctttcaacaggaagtgcagGTGTTCACAGACGTGCGCCGTTGTTGGAAAAGGTCAAAGTTGAAAAGTTTCTTTGAGCCAAGCGAAAGTGCATGCGTGTGCAATTGTTTTATGCAATCAAGCAGGCAGTCACAATGCAGTTGCAAACTCTGCCAGTGGGGGAGCTGTTGAGGGATCGGCGACGGGCCAtttggggtagatgccacggacttccgggtttcacacatcagcagtggccgcgttccaacactcgcaccgccacccctgcgccccccaaccgctgGCTGTCTCAACTCTGAAACGCTTCCGAcaactacacactcgcacccgtcgacgggagcgcgcaaccgaggggcgcaaaggcggaagcgcacgaactgggacgcggcccgcACCTCGCAAACAGGAAGCGGAAACAAAGCGGATGTGTGAAAAGTcgtaagtcccgcctcctccgtggcatataccccattttCATATTGCTCTCAAACACGCACAGATGAGCAAAAAGGCCATATTTTCATATGttgtcacatttttacaaaGGTTTGCTCAAATGTCAACGCTGTCGGGCTCGTGCTTTTAGGctgaagtgtgtgcgtgtgtgtgcgccgcGTGTGTTGTCATAATTTGTAATAAGCAGGGATGTGTTTGTACATATGAATGTTTGcaaagcagctaacaagagaTTTATAAACTGTTACTtcacattcttttcttttttttgttgttgcagaaaATAAACCTTATGTGAATTTGTCAAGTTTCCATATTGAGGGGGGAAGCAACGGAGCTGCTATTCCAAGATAAAGCAAGAGAAGCAGTACctctgcttcaaaacaaaactgcagTAATGCTACTTTCAAAGGAAAGCGACAGTAAcaccacttcaaaataaaagccatgtTAACACACACGTCTTCAAAATAGAAGAAATACATGAAGCAACAGCACTGCTACGTAATAAAAGCAGCGGTATGACAAAAGCAACAGTTCTATTTCAATTGAAAGGCattacttcaaaacaaaatagacAGTACcaccacttcaaaataaagtactTTAAATAGAAAAGCAACAGTACTGCTACTTGAACAatttttgaatcaaaataaaagtagtacaactattaaaaaaatagtaatactgGATTTTCCATGAAAGACGGCTTGGCTCTGCTCcaccataaaacaaaacacagaaataTTTGGCATGCTGTATAGAGATGCTAAGTCGCAAGTATGCAGGTgtccactgtatttaaaaacacacacatacatttgatctgtgattaatctgtgcttttatttgtattacatCGTTAATTCCTAGAATCAATTCATCTGCTTCACTTGTGCCGCCGTTCTTTTACTTTGAAAGGTGCTAGTGGGATTTGCGGCAATAGTGGTGG is a window encoding:
- the LOC144057898 gene encoding CREB-regulated transcription coactivator 2 isoform X7; translation: MSAGSGGPAPGPGGSPGAAGVGNPRKFSEKIALHTQRQAEETAAFHEVMMDITSTRLQAQKLRLARTQGPYYGGSLPNVNQIGRGPQDLQGAFPPSLESARSMRHHGLVERVHRERRFVPPIRPYHNRQVDNSPYNSAYLSPPPDPSWRRTNSDSALHTSVMNPPSGDPFATGGHTLTPHSGRHNVFPYPVPPIEENVLDDAKVAPNKAWDAKKFPVITSRPKSCEVPGINVFMSPELPSAPPHGIPSALNISGSLPDLSSLHFPSPLPTPLDQDEPAYPGGSTGNLASTLTQLGINAGNGAFHHHHQSGVPGSLGGTLSNPSLQSSLSNPNIQASLSSHSFSNSLSSASLHSSLSNPSLQSSLGSSPSLPSSLSSQSLHSSLSSSSLQSASGGGGGNHAYSGASASYAPSLSTSPRRRAQPSPLVLPVMGGDARRHHAKQFSPTISPTLSSITQGVPLDTSKLPLDQRLPPYQLLPLGQQLNQHPAQMVRPQQTALNAQHFATQQQQQRAGSSPLVKNNSALESYLHGTLTSQCQLKQEAEQQRSGNFPQLHLTSDLYNDALLNSLLDDSYVNLQLSGKGGQQQLPAENPSDALGCSVLSGGHVDTAMQRSLDQALLNQNHNYAGDARQNVPNIILTGDSPPGLSKEIASALSHVPGFEMDPFSLDDPLRMDALALDMLDGDLMLADPAVEDSFRSDRLK